GGAGGAACACTCTCCGCTGGACGAACCGGAAAAGGTCCCGACTGTCGGAACGCCGGCCTTTGCCGCTGCATCAGCACCCGTTGCGGAGAGAGAAGAAGAGGGACCGGAGTGGTCCAAAGGCATTTCTCTGTTGCTCCTATTGGTTTCCACCGCTTTTGTCGCCCTTCAAAGTGAATGGTTGGTCCACAGCGTGGAAGCCGTCGCACATGCACTGGGTTGGTCGGAGCTGTTTGTCGGTGCGTTTCTGATCGCGATCATCGGCAATGCCGCCGAGCACAGCGCCGCGGTGTTCCTGGCAATGAAAAACCGGATCGGCGCTGCGGTGGAAATCGCGATCGGCAGCAGTTTGCAAGTGGCATTGTTTGTCGCGCCGGTACTGGTATTCGCCAGCTACTTGGTCGGCAAACCGATGGATCTGGTGTTTTCGGGTTACGAACTGGCGGCGATTGCTGTCTCTGCTTTCATCGCTTCCTCCATTTCCCGTGACGGGTCTACCAACTGGTATGAAGGCGTGTTGTTGCTGTTGGTTTACGTTATTTTGGGTACGGCATTCTTTGTCGTCTAAGACTCACATCACAAAAATCCCCCTGCGGTTGCAGGGGGATTTCGTCACTCTTGCGGCATCGGACCGACATAGCGGGAACCGGGGCGGATGATCCGATTAGTTGCTGCCTGCTCCAACGCGTGCGCGGCCCACCCGATCACCCGTGAAGCCACAAAGGTGGGCGTATACATCTCCTTGGGCAAACCGATCGCTTTCAACACTGCCGATGCATAGAATTCCACATTGGCGTACAGTTGGCGTCCCGGTTTGTATTCCTGTAGCAGACGGACCGCTTCTTTTTCCACATAGAGTGCCAACCGAAACCAGGGCTCCTCCTCGGCCATCTCTTGTGCGATCTCTTTCAGCGCTTCTGTCCGGGGGTCGACGGTTTTGTACACTCGGTGACCGAAGCCTATCAATCGCTCTCCTTGTTCCAGACGCGATCGCAGATACGCCTCGGCCAGCCGTTCGTCACCGATCTCCTCCAGCATGGTTTCCACATGAGATGGCGCACCGCCGTGCAACGGACCTTTCAATGCGCCGATAGCGGCCGACAGCGCAGACGGTAGATCCGCCTGTGTGGATGTCACAACGCGAGCTGTAAAGGTAGACGCATTCAGTCCGTGTTCCGCCGTCAGGATGAGATAAGCCTCCAGTGCGCGCACATATCGGGGAGGCAACACATTTCCGCACGTACACCAACCGTGCCATTGCGCATGGGTCCAATCCCGCATCGGAGGATCAAACGGCACACCCTGTAACGCATGGCGGCGAACCCCGATGATCGTCGGAATTTTGGCCGCCACTTGCAATGCCTGATCTGGCGTCGGCGGCCAGTCAAACTGTGTTTCGTCCGATAAGGCGGCGATAGCCGACTGCAAGACGCTGCTCATAGACAAGGATCGTGGAAGGGACATCAGCCATCGCTGCATCTCTTCCGATAACTCCCGAGCCTCCCGCCATTTTTGAAGAAAGACGGTTCGTTCCGCCTGTGTGGGCAAACGGCCGTACCACAACAGATACGCCACCTCTTCCAACGATGACGACAGCGCCAGTTCCTTCGCCCAATATCCGCGGTAAACCAGATGTCCCCGCTCTCCATCAATGGCGGACAAAGCCGTTTCAGCCACTACCACATCATCTAAGCCAATGGCTTTGTTCAAATGAATTTCCTCCTTTCACCTCCCATCGTAGTCGAATTGTTGAAAAAAATCTAATTTATCATTATCATGACGTTGATAAATGAATTTAATCAAACGGGAGGGTCTTATGCACATCCAACAGTTGATCACCTTTCTCACGGTAGCGAAGCATCGGCATTTTCGCCAAGCCGGAGAAGAGCTGATGTTGACCCAACCCGCCGTCAGCGCACAAATCCGGAGCCTGGAGGAGGAGCTGGGCTGCATGTTGTTCCACCGTCCCCACGTTTCGCTTACACCGGAGGGAAAATCCTTTCTTCCCTATGCCCAAAAAATGGTTTCCCTTTATGAAGAAAGTAAACATGCCCTGCATCAAAAAAATGGCGATTCGATTATCCGGGTCACAATCGGTGTCGATGCCACTCTGGCACGATTTACGCTTCAGCGATTATCTCCCTACTTGCACCCCGAACGCCCCCAAGTTCACATCCGCATGCTGACCCTAACCGAAGTGCAGATCATTCAAGCGTTGGAAGAGGGGCGGATCGATTTGGGCATCGCATACCGGACCGGTATCCCTTTCCGCTTTCCCGTATCCGTTTTGGTCTATGACACGTTGACATCGGCCGTTTCCTTCCAGGACCCGATCGCCCGCATGGCGTATTTTCCATTTGAAACGTTTACCGGAAACCCCCATCATCCTTCCTTCTCAGGGGACAACTGAGCGACGGCTGATCGATGAACAATTGAAACGGCACGATTTGACCATCGATCCCATTCTCGAATTGCCCGACATGGAAACGATCAAACAAGCAGTATCCGAAGGAATTGGGGTCGCTATCCTCCCCCGGATGGCCTTGACCCATGACCATGGCGGATGGCGCCTGTTGCGCATCCCTGAACTGCATCCGCAACTGCCCGTTTGTCTGTTTCATCCTGACCGTCGGGCCCTTTCTCCGGCGCTCCGCCGTTTGGTGGATGATTTGCGCGGGATTTACCCACCATTTGAAGAGTAGAACGTATTCATAGAGAAAAATAAAAAAGACCCCGCAATCGGAGTCTTCGCGCGTCATGATTCTTTGGTTTTTGATAAGGGGAGTACTTTCGTGTAGAGATCGGCCAACTTCCTTTCCAAGTCGCTGATGATCTCCCGGCCTTGCTCCCGATCGATCAAGCCCGCCCGGACGGCGAAATCGATCTCCCTGGAAAGGCCAAACATCTGCGTGTCCAAAACTTCTTCGTACAACGGACATTTCGGCGCTGTCAAATGTTCCAGTTGCACATGAATCAACTGGTGAATCTTTTCCGCATCTTCGCGCAACAATTCCAGCGCCCGTAGATTGAGATCGGTCTGTGTTGGCGTCAACAGAGAACCCCCCTATCCGACCGCTACTCTTTTAGGAATGTAAACGGCCGTACCCACTACACTTGATCATAGTGTAACATGTTCCCGATTAATTTGCAAAGTGCTGACCCACATGAATCTGACAAGTTCAATGTGTCCTCATTCCCTCTAAGGACGAAGTGAAATCAGGCCACCCATCTTCCAAACCGTCCCAAACTCCATTAAAAAATGCTCAGTTGCCATGCCTGTGACAGACTCTGCAACAACCGAACACCAGCGCGGCTGTTTCCTTTGTCGTCCAATGCGGGGCTGAAGATGCCGATCCCCATCTTGCCCGGCACAGAAGCCAGGATCCCTCCGGAAACGCCGCTTTTGGCGGGAATGCCGACCCGGATGGCAAATTCCCCCGACGCATTGTACATTCCGCATGTCACCATAAAGGTTTTCACCAACCTGGCGATCGATTGCGGGATAATCTGTTCCCCGGTCACGGAACGCCCATACTGGGCCAAGCTCAGACCAATCCGTGCCAAATCCTCGCAAGTGACACGAATGGCACATTGCCGCACATACACCTGCAGGGTTTCTTCCACATCGTCGATTTGGTCGTATTCTTTCAAAAAGTAGGCGATCGAACGATTACGGTGCGCGGTTTCATATTCGGATCGGAACACTTCTTC
This DNA window, taken from Polycladomyces subterraneus, encodes the following:
- a CDS encoding LysR family transcriptional regulator, whose protein sequence is MHIQQLITFLTVAKHRHFRQAGEELMLTQPAVSAQIRSLEEELGCMLFHRPHVSLTPEGKSFLPYAQKMVSLYEESKHALHQKNGDSIIRVTIGVDATLARFTLQRLSPYLHPERPQVHIRMLTLTEVQIIQALEEGRIDLGIAYRTGIPFRFPVSVLVYDTLTSAVSFQDPIARMAYFPFETFTGNPHHPSFSGDN
- the glsA gene encoding glutaminase A — its product is MRHPLLEELVAKHRPDTKDGKVADYISALSRQDPSLLGIATVTPNQKVMYGGDAPTVSFTLQSISKVISLVLALMDHGEETVFSQVGMEPTGDPFNSLYKLEMMSPPKPLNPMINAGAMVVSSLVKGSGVEDRVGRLLDLVRAMADNPEIEVDEEVFRSEYETAHRNRSIAYFLKEYDQIDDVEETLQVYVRQCAIRVTCEDLARIGLSLAQYGRSVTGEQIIPQSIARLVKTFMVTCGMYNASGEFAIRVGIPAKSGVSGGILASVPGKMGIGIFSPALDDKGNSRAGVRLLQSLSQAWQLSIF
- a CDS encoding citrate/2-methylcitrate synthase — encoded protein: MNKAIGLDDVVVAETALSAIDGERGHLVYRGYWAKELALSSSLEEVAYLLWYGRLPTQAERTVFLQKWREARELSEEMQRWLMSLPRSLSMSSVLQSAIAALSDETQFDWPPTPDQALQVAAKIPTIIGVRRHALQGVPFDPPMRDWTHAQWHGWCTCGNVLPPRYVRALEAYLILTAEHGLNASTFTARVVTSTQADLPSALSAAIGALKGPLHGGAPSHVETMLEEIGDERLAEAYLRSRLEQGERLIGFGHRVYKTVDPRTEALKEIAQEMAEEEPWFRLALYVEKEAVRLLQEYKPGRQLYANVEFYASAVLKAIGLPKEMYTPTFVASRVIGWAAHALEQAATNRIIRPGSRYVGPMPQE
- a CDS encoding LysR family transcriptional regulator substrate-binding protein; its protein translation is MKRLPETPIILPSQGTTERRLIDEQLKRHDLTIDPILELPDMETIKQAVSEGIGVAILPRMALTHDHGGWRLLRIPELHPQLPVCLFHPDRRALSPALRRLVDDLRGIYPPFEE
- a CDS encoding DUF1507 family protein; translated protein: MLTPTQTDLNLRALELLREDAEKIHQLIHVQLEHLTAPKCPLYEEVLDTQMFGLSREIDFAVRAGLIDREQGREIISDLERKLADLYTKVLPLSKTKES